From Gimesia panareensis, the proteins below share one genomic window:
- a CDS encoding efflux RND transporter periplasmic adaptor subunit has product MKDLNSKEAVVVHQNAFQKKQERRRWWIRLLVQPALFLLAGAILIAGLGVAQRMGLISAGGGGHSHGSALGKAVKYICPMMCTPPQTEPGRCPVCAMELVPATSDSSKSDSRSVRIDPAARRIANIQTAAVTSRPLTQTIRAVGELHYDEGNLKTLSAYIDGRIEHLYADFTGVEVQQGDRLAYVYSPLLYSAQVELLTARKTVSGSKSTTLAAVREANRKLYSSARQRLLEYGMTEPQIGEIESTGKANSRMFLYAPISGTVIEKQAIEGQYVKEGQVIYQLADLSQLWLMLELFPEDASRIRYGQKVEATVQSLPDQTFTGRVAFIDPQVDSETRTVSVRIVMPNPEGILRVGDYARATIAIPAGNKGNSGGMYDPELADCWICPRHPHVISHNSGTCPLSGQPLVPTSRYGYVSQAQAETDALTVPRDAVLMAGQHSVLYVETEPGRFEIRNVVLGPTCGDQIVILKGVAQGEQVATRGNFLIDSQMQLAGNPSLIDPNRAQPLSDQEQSDTILAALSSLSPADRSQAEHQRICPVTKMSLGSMGAPAKVDVNGETVFICCEGCRESLLEHPQKYLNIIRTAEATGRTEGSGGDMDLPPLDVPQIMLPDDSLPPLEMPIEIDPEPLPQNPPAIDLPRTAKGKQQEARQ; this is encoded by the coding sequence ATGAAAGATTTAAACAGCAAAGAGGCTGTCGTGGTGCACCAGAACGCCTTTCAGAAAAAACAGGAACGTCGCCGCTGGTGGATCCGCCTGCTGGTCCAGCCGGCCCTGTTCCTGCTGGCCGGAGCGATCCTGATCGCGGGGCTCGGAGTGGCCCAGCGTATGGGGCTGATTTCCGCAGGCGGCGGTGGCCACAGTCATGGATCCGCCCTCGGGAAAGCCGTGAAATATATCTGTCCGATGATGTGCACACCGCCACAGACCGAACCCGGTCGCTGTCCGGTCTGCGCCATGGAGCTCGTCCCGGCTACCTCAGATTCATCGAAATCTGATTCACGCTCCGTCCGCATCGACCCGGCTGCCCGGCGGATTGCCAACATCCAAACCGCAGCGGTCACCTCCCGTCCCCTGACACAGACCATCCGCGCCGTCGGTGAATTACATTACGATGAAGGAAACCTCAAAACATTGTCGGCTTACATCGACGGGCGGATCGAACATCTCTATGCCGACTTTACCGGCGTCGAGGTGCAGCAGGGAGACCGGCTCGCCTATGTCTATTCGCCACTGCTCTACTCTGCCCAGGTTGAATTGCTCACCGCCCGCAAAACGGTCAGCGGCAGCAAATCGACCACGCTGGCCGCAGTCCGGGAAGCCAATCGCAAGTTATACAGCAGTGCCAGACAGCGATTGCTCGAATACGGCATGACCGAACCACAGATCGGAGAAATTGAGTCGACCGGCAAAGCCAACAGCCGCATGTTTCTCTATGCCCCCATCAGTGGAACCGTGATTGAGAAACAGGCCATCGAAGGCCAGTATGTCAAAGAGGGACAGGTCATCTATCAGCTGGCCGATCTTTCCCAGCTCTGGCTCATGTTGGAACTGTTTCCGGAAGACGCATCCCGCATCCGCTACGGACAGAAAGTCGAAGCCACCGTGCAGTCTTTGCCCGATCAGACATTCACTGGCCGTGTGGCGTTTATCGATCCGCAGGTGGATTCAGAGACGCGAACTGTCAGCGTGCGGATCGTGATGCCGAATCCAGAGGGAATACTCCGCGTAGGCGATTATGCCCGCGCGACCATCGCTATTCCCGCGGGAAACAAGGGGAACTCGGGAGGCATGTATGATCCCGAACTGGCGGACTGCTGGATCTGTCCCCGCCATCCCCACGTCATCTCCCACAACTCCGGAACGTGCCCCCTTTCAGGTCAGCCACTGGTTCCAACCTCCAGGTACGGCTACGTTTCGCAAGCACAGGCAGAGACCGATGCCCTCACCGTTCCCCGGGACGCGGTCCTGATGGCCGGGCAGCACAGCGTGCTCTACGTCGAAACCGAACCGGGGCGTTTTGAAATCCGCAATGTGGTTCTGGGGCCAACCTGCGGCGATCAGATTGTGATTCTCAAAGGAGTGGCACAGGGAGAACAGGTTGCGACCCGGGGCAACTTCCTCATCGATTCACAGATGCAACTGGCCGGGAATCCTTCACTCATCGATCCGAACCGGGCTCAACCTCTGTCCGATCAGGAACAGTCAGACACAATCCTCGCCGCCCTGTCCAGTCTTTCACCCGCAGATCGCAGTCAGGCGGAACATCAGCGCATCTGTCCCGTCACCAAGATGTCCCTGGGATCGATGGGGGCGCCCGCCAAAGTGGATGTGAATGGCGAAACCGTCTTCATCTGTTGCGAAGGCTGTCGCGAAAGTTTGCTGGAACATCCTCAGAAATATCTGAATATCATCAGGACCGCCGAGGCCACCGGGCGTACGGAGGGCTCCGGGGGGGATATGGATCTGCCTCCCCTTGACGTTCCCCAGATCATGCTGCCGGACGACAGCCTGCCACCGCTGGAGATGCCCATCGAAATTGACCCCGAACCGCTTCCGCAGAATCCACCAGCAATTGACTTGCCCCGGACGGCCAAAGGAAAGCAGCAGGAGGCCCGCCAATGA
- the tal gene encoding transaldolase: protein MPATQQLHDLGQSLWLDNITRDMLSEGTLQQYIDDLSVTGLTSNPTIFNKAIKSSKLYDDHILEQRNQGLEGEQLFFELALQDIQQAADLFKPVWDRTAGVDGWVSLEVSPTLAYDTAGTIASAKDLHDRAARPNVLIKIPGTTEGLPAIEESIFAGIPVNVTLLFSPEHYVAAAEAYLRGIERRIEAGLNPVVGSVASLFISRWDRAVVDQVPEALHNRLGIAIGQQCYKAYKELMNSPRWQRVFNNGAQMQRLLWASTGAKDPNASDILYIKSLASPFTVNTMPEETLHAFADHGETGDLLADDGGDSTATLSEFASAGVDSGAVAAKLQEDGAQSFVDSWNELLEQLAAKSASLTS, encoded by the coding sequence ATGCCAGCCACTCAACAACTCCACGATCTGGGGCAAAGTCTCTGGCTTGATAATATCACACGGGACATGCTCAGCGAGGGAACGCTTCAGCAGTACATCGATGATCTGTCGGTGACCGGGCTCACCTCCAACCCGACGATCTTTAATAAAGCCATCAAAAGCAGCAAACTGTATGACGACCACATCCTCGAACAGCGGAATCAGGGACTGGAAGGCGAACAGCTCTTTTTCGAACTGGCCCTGCAGGACATCCAGCAGGCCGCCGATCTGTTCAAACCGGTCTGGGATCGAACCGCAGGCGTGGACGGCTGGGTCTCACTCGAAGTCTCTCCCACGCTCGCGTACGACACCGCCGGCACCATCGCCTCTGCGAAAGACCTGCATGATCGCGCTGCCCGGCCCAATGTCCTGATCAAGATTCCGGGAACCACAGAAGGTCTGCCCGCCATCGAAGAGTCAATCTTTGCCGGGATCCCCGTGAATGTGACGCTGTTGTTCTCCCCGGAACACTATGTCGCCGCTGCCGAAGCCTATCTCCGCGGAATCGAACGCCGCATTGAGGCTGGCCTGAATCCGGTCGTCGGTTCGGTTGCTTCGCTGTTTATCAGCCGCTGGGACCGCGCCGTAGTCGATCAGGTACCCGAAGCCCTGCATAACCGCCTGGGAATCGCCATTGGTCAGCAGTGCTACAAAGCCTACAAAGAGCTGATGAACTCTCCTCGCTGGCAGCGGGTCTTCAACAATGGCGCTCAGATGCAGCGTCTGCTCTGGGCCAGCACGGGAGCCAAAGACCCCAACGCCTCCGACATTCTCTACATCAAGTCACTCGCTTCCCCCTTTACGGTCAATACGATGCCCGAAGAAACGCTGCACGCATTTGCCGATCACGGGGAAACGGGTGATCTGCTCGCAGATGACGGCGGTGACAGCACGGCCACGTTAAGCGAGTTTGCCAGTGCCGGTGTCGACAGCGGTGCTGTGGCTGCGAAACTCCAGGAAGACGGCGCGCAGTCATTCGTCGATTCCTGGAATGAACTGCTCGAACAGCTGGCCGCCAAGAGTGCCTCGCTGACAAGCTGA
- the malQ gene encoding 4-alpha-glucanotransferase — MTDHRETTGSTSSLLQSRSAGLLMHVTSLPGPYGIGDLGNTARSWIDLLAEAGQSWWQMLPLGPTGYGDSPYQPVSSFAGNWLLISPDDLVADGLLHSDELTHQDFADDLVDFPAVRSFKQQLLQTVHNSFATRANSDLQQSFNQFCEQEQHWLEEYALFQALQDRYQGASYLTWPKELVRRDVAALSETRQQLAGAIEQIRLAQFLVFRQAEQLKQYAHSRGIRLIGDLPFFVSPDSCDVWANPELFLLDEQLRPEYVAGVPPDYFSAEGQLWGNPVYDWEALQQTGYQWNISRIRALLQHVDLIRLDHFRGFAAAWHIPAGAPNALKGEWVTGPASDFFTTVQQELDDLPFIAEDLGIITADVNELRDQFQLPGTRVLQFAFDGDPRNPYLPHNYQTHTVVYTGTHDNNTTRGWYASLTDQERQIVCRMLYRPDVPEEEMAPLLLQQAWSSIAALAITPLQDLLNLGEDARMNTPGQCEGNWRWRCTPDMLSGPAFQSLRKLTTIVNRLPEIK, encoded by the coding sequence CAGCACATCCAGCTTACTGCAGTCGCGTAGTGCGGGCCTGTTGATGCATGTGACTTCGCTCCCCGGTCCCTATGGCATCGGCGATCTGGGAAACACCGCCCGCAGCTGGATCGATCTCCTCGCAGAGGCGGGGCAGTCCTGGTGGCAGATGCTGCCCCTTGGCCCGACCGGCTATGGCGACTCTCCCTATCAGCCGGTCTCCTCCTTTGCCGGCAACTGGTTGCTGATCAGTCCCGACGATCTCGTCGCTGACGGGCTTCTGCACAGCGACGAACTCACGCATCAGGATTTTGCAGACGACCTCGTCGACTTTCCCGCCGTCAGATCGTTCAAACAGCAACTCCTGCAAACTGTTCATAACAGCTTCGCCACGCGTGCCAATAGCGATTTGCAGCAGTCCTTCAATCAGTTCTGTGAACAGGAACAGCACTGGCTGGAAGAATATGCCCTCTTCCAGGCACTGCAGGACCGCTACCAGGGAGCCAGTTATCTCACCTGGCCCAAAGAACTTGTCCGCCGGGATGTCGCGGCCCTTTCCGAAACGCGGCAGCAACTGGCTGGCGCAATCGAACAGATTCGGCTGGCCCAGTTCCTCGTCTTCCGCCAGGCAGAACAACTGAAGCAGTATGCACACAGCCGGGGTATCCGACTCATCGGCGATCTTCCCTTTTTCGTCTCTCCCGATTCCTGTGACGTCTGGGCCAACCCGGAACTGTTCCTGCTCGATGAACAGTTGAGGCCAGAATACGTTGCCGGCGTACCTCCCGACTACTTCAGTGCCGAAGGACAGCTCTGGGGAAACCCAGTTTATGACTGGGAGGCACTGCAGCAGACCGGCTATCAGTGGAACATCAGTCGCATCCGGGCACTCCTGCAGCACGTCGATCTGATCCGCCTCGATCATTTTCGAGGTTTCGCTGCGGCCTGGCACATTCCCGCCGGCGCACCCAATGCACTCAAGGGAGAGTGGGTTACCGGTCCGGCCAGTGATTTTTTTACCACAGTCCAACAGGAACTGGACGACCTCCCTTTCATCGCCGAAGACCTGGGAATCATCACCGCTGACGTGAATGAACTCCGCGACCAGTTTCAGCTGCCGGGCACCCGCGTGCTGCAGTTCGCCTTTGACGGCGATCCTCGTAATCCTTATCTGCCACACAATTATCAGACCCACACGGTCGTCTATACCGGCACGCACGACAATAACACCACTCGCGGCTGGTACGCCAGTTTGACAGACCAGGAGCGTCAAATTGTCTGCCGGATGCTGTACCGTCCCGATGTGCCGGAAGAGGAAATGGCCCCGCTGTTGCTGCAGCAGGCCTGGTCTTCCATCGCAGCCCTGGCGATCACCCCCCTGCAGGATCTGCTCAACCTGGGGGAGGACGCCCGCATGAATACCCCCGGTCAGTGTGAGGGGAACTGGCGTTGGCGCTGCACTCCCGACATGTTATCCGGGCCAGCCTTTCAATCGTTGCGGAAATTAACGACAATAGTAAATCGACTGCCAGAAATTAAATAG